The genomic region AATGCGGCAACGGTTGGAAACGGCACGATGATCGCCCTTTCCGCCGCGTCACGTGACCAAGTCGATGCGCTTTATAAAAAGGCGATCTCGCTTGGTGCATCGTCGGAAGGTGAGCCGGGGCAGCGCCATGAAAATGGGTTTTACGCGGCTTACTTCCGCGATCTCGATGGTAACAAACTCAACATCCATCATATGGGCTAAGGCGATGATTGGTTGTGATGCGGCGCGGGAGTGGGGCTGATGTCATCATATCATTTGATTGGTCATCGGCTTTGCCCCTATGTCCAGCGTGTGGCGATGGTTCTGTCGCAAAATGGCATTGCCCATAAACGCACCGACATTGCCCTTGATGCCAAGCCGGACTGGTTTCTGGCACTGAGTCCGACGGGAAACGTTCCTGTTCTGGTGGTTGATGATGAGCGGACCTTGTTTGAGGCCGCAGCCATCTGCCAGTACCTTGAGACAATTACGGGTAAAAAACCGTGTGGGGCGGATGCCTATGACCTTGCCTTGGCGCAGGCGGTGGTTGCGATAGGGGATAAGTTATTATCCCTTACCGCGGATCTGATTTATCGCGATCTGTCTGAAAGCAGCGTCGATGCGACGATGCATCAGATCCACAAACAGATGTCGATTGTGTCGGATCTGATATCGCCACAGGCCCTGGACGCGGACAGAGAGCTTTCGATGCTTGATATCGTTTTTGCGACGGTTTTTCGGCCGTTTGCCCTGATCGCGGTCGGGCTCAACCGGGATCTGTTTGCCGGCTTTCCCGGGTTGCGTGGCTGGGCAAGCGATTTGGCCAAGCACGAGACGGTCCGAAACGCAGTGCCCGCCACCTATTATCGGGAACTGCACGAATTCATCGCGTGCAAGGACGGATATCTGGCAAACCGTTTACGCATGATACCGCAAGACAACATCATGCTTGCATCACCAAGTCGGTGATGTGATTGCGCCGTGAGCCGCCAAAAAGGCATAACAAAAACGCCCGCC from Thalassospira indica harbors:
- a CDS encoding VOC family protein, which encodes MIGYTSLGTNDLSRSGAFYDALLADFGAQRVFEQPDFIVWSAGESSPAFSVHVPFDGNAATVGNGTMIALSAASRDQVDALYKKAISLGASSEGEPGQRHENGFYAAYFRDLDGNKLNIHHMG
- a CDS encoding glutathione S-transferase family protein, whose amino-acid sequence is MSSYHLIGHRLCPYVQRVAMVLSQNGIAHKRTDIALDAKPDWFLALSPTGNVPVLVVDDERTLFEAAAICQYLETITGKKPCGADAYDLALAQAVVAIGDKLLSLTADLIYRDLSESSVDATMHQIHKQMSIVSDLISPQALDADRELSMLDIVFATVFRPFALIAVGLNRDLFAGFPGLRGWASDLAKHETVRNAVPATYYRELHEFIACKDGYLANRLRMIPQDNIMLASPSR